The following proteins come from a genomic window of Helicobacteraceae bacterium:
- a CDS encoding DUF4006 family protein, translated as MSSEKSGGYFALNGISGMLVAVVLLLSIIASLTTLGILTQQAHANKPYVVTGASKPNPTTKEDVFANLKEVEMFDASGETNFKAFNDSK; from the coding sequence ATGAGTTCAGAGAAATCAGGAGGCTATTTCGCGTTAAACGGAATTAGCGGAATGTTGGTTGCGGTCGTCTTGTTGCTAAGCATTATCGCCAGTCTAACGACGCTTGGGATTTTGACGCAACAGGCACACGCAAATAAGCCTTACGTAGTTACGGGCGCCTCCAAGCCAAACCCTACCACGAAAGAGGATGTTTTCGCCAACCTTAAAGAGGTTGAGATGTTTGACGCGTCGGGCGAAACCAACTTTAAAGCCTTTAACGATTCCAAATAA